A region from the Microthrixaceae bacterium genome encodes:
- a CDS encoding VOC family protein, producing the protein MSGKVVHFEVPYDDADRARFFYRDVFGWDIQPVPEFDYNFVQTGPVGGDGMPTDRGYIGGGMFSRQEPVGRPVITIEVDDMSAALESVAAHGGSAVGVPNQVGEKGIAAYFLDSEGNLMGLWQTLR; encoded by the coding sequence ATGTCCGGCAAGGTTGTTCATTTCGAGGTTCCCTACGACGACGCTGATCGGGCCCGCTTCTTCTATCGAGACGTGTTCGGGTGGGACATTCAGCCCGTCCCCGAGTTTGACTACAACTTCGTCCAGACCGGACCGGTAGGCGGGGACGGGATGCCAACCGACCGCGGCTACATCGGCGGCGGCATGTTCAGCCGCCAGGAACCGGTCGGGCGACCCGTCATCACCATCGAGGTCGACGACATGAGCGCGGCGCTGGAGTCGGTCGCCGCCCATGGCGGAAGCGCCGTAGGCGTGCCAAACCAGGTGGGAGAGAAGGGAATCGCCGCCTACTTCTTGGACTCGGAAGGCAATCTCATGGGTCTCTGGCAGACACTCCGCTAA
- a CDS encoding helix-turn-helix transcriptional regulator: MPTQPDQERVADLVRLRRVRDRMDREYAKPLNVESLARDALMSPGHFSRQFKAAYGESPYSYLMTRRIERAMDLLRRDEMSVTEVCFAVGCSSLGTFSTRFTELVGMTPSIYRKTATTATEGMVPCVAKQVTRPIRNREANGD; this comes from the coding sequence ATGCCGACGCAACCCGACCAGGAGCGAGTGGCCGATCTCGTCCGGTTGCGCCGGGTACGTGATCGAATGGATCGGGAGTACGCCAAGCCGCTGAACGTCGAGTCGCTCGCCCGTGACGCCCTGATGTCTCCGGGGCATTTCAGTCGCCAGTTCAAGGCCGCCTATGGCGAATCGCCCTACAGCTACCTCATGACCCGTCGAATCGAGCGGGCGATGGACCTGCTCCGTCGAGATGAGATGAGCGTGACCGAAGTGTGCTTCGCCGTCGGGTGTTCATCGCTAGGCACGTTCAGTACCCGCTTCACCGAACTCGTCGGAATGACACCCAGCATCTACCGGAAGACGGCGACAACTGCGACCGAGGGGATGGTGCCCTGCGTCGCCAAGCAGGTCACCCGACCGATCAGGAATCGAGAAGCCAACGGCGACTAG
- a CDS encoding VOC family protein, producing the protein MDITIHSSILQHNDADAALAFYRDALGFELRNDVGYNGMRWLTVGPPDQPETSVVLSPVDAYPGLTEDERRTVVEMMAKGTHGMLLLATDDLEATFDRIQAADVEIIEEPTDQPYGIRDCSVRDPAGNMIKIQQRS; encoded by the coding sequence ATGGACATCACCATTCACTCCAGCATCCTCCAACACAACGACGCCGACGCGGCCCTGGCCTTCTACCGGGACGCACTCGGGTTCGAGCTTCGCAACGACGTCGGATACAACGGCATGCGCTGGCTGACCGTCGGTCCGCCCGATCAGCCCGAGACCTCGGTCGTCCTCAGCCCGGTCGACGCGTACCCCGGCCTCACCGAGGACGAGCGCCGCACCGTGGTGGAAATGATGGCCAAGGGGACCCACGGCATGCTGCTCCTGGCCACCGATGATCTCGAGGCCACCTTCGACCGCATCCAGGCCGCCGACGTCGAGATCATCGAGGAGCCGACCGACCAGCCCTACGGCATCCGGGACTGCTCGGTGCGCGACCCCGCCGGCAACATGATCAAGATCCAACAGCGGTCCTGA
- a CDS encoding MOSC N-terminal beta barrel domain-containing protein codes for MHVEQIWRYPVKSLQGESLTAATVGPFGLVGDRTHALRDPETGVVLTARRDPKLLYGWGVLNGEEAAVDVPGHGPTTDDAVISAWIGRPVRLLGPTGEAQTYENLSDPEHDDSDPVAWEGPTWSYHDSTRTQVSIVAVGDLRDWDVRRFRPNLVVSGDTADGLVGRRLRIGGAEVDVVKKIGRCVMITRDQPDGIDRDLEVLRTLRRDRDLTLAVGSLVVSPGSVQVGDELEDLGPASS; via the coding sequence GTGCACGTGGAACAGATATGGCGCTATCCGGTGAAGTCGCTCCAAGGCGAGAGCCTGACCGCAGCAACGGTGGGCCCGTTCGGGTTGGTGGGAGACCGGACCCATGCTCTTCGTGATCCCGAGACCGGAGTGGTGCTGACAGCTCGACGGGACCCGAAGCTGCTCTATGGCTGGGGGGTGCTGAACGGCGAGGAGGCGGCCGTGGATGTGCCCGGTCACGGTCCCACAACCGACGACGCCGTTATCTCGGCTTGGATCGGTCGGCCGGTGCGGCTGCTGGGCCCGACCGGTGAGGCCCAGACCTATGAGAACCTGAGCGACCCCGAACACGACGACAGCGACCCGGTGGCGTGGGAAGGTCCGACGTGGTCGTACCACGACTCGACCCGAACCCAGGTGAGCATCGTGGCCGTTGGGGACCTGCGCGATTGGGACGTCCGCCGCTTCCGCCCAAACCTGGTGGTGAGCGGGGACACCGCCGATGGACTGGTGGGTCGACGGTTGAGGATCGGTGGCGCCGAGGTCGACGTGGTCAAGAAGATCGGGCGATGCGTGATGATCACCCGGGATCAGCCAGATGGCATCGACCGCGACCTCGAGGTGCTGCGAACCCTGCGTCGAGATCGGGACCTGACCTTGGCCGTCGGCTCCCTGGTGGTCTCGCCCGGGTCGGTTCAGGTCGGTGACGAGTTGGAGGACCTCGGCCCGGCCTCATCCTGA
- a CDS encoding PD-(D/E)XK nuclease family protein codes for MPRADAPPLSPVQRETLDVLGSSGSRPTFPDDLRARLRSDLEDGLTPLVENLADDEGLVVSKHLLSQVHGCQVRLLAEDDGDFTPSVPIARGTISHKAIELGIHWPHEPYPLDLVDEAMARVSHGDHWLTDFLQTCTESERAELRASAGDRVAKFFECFPPLLPKWRPVTESSQWIDLVAKRVTLKGKVDLTLGTARGNEAGKVIIDLKTGSPRVGHRDDLRFYALLDTLRIGVPPRLIASFYLDTGIAEVEPVTEGLLDATVARTVDGAVQIAELRAGTRAPIHRPAHQCRWCPVLVTCDIGRRWLADEDIPVPQPDEG; via the coding sequence ATGCCCCGTGCCGATGCCCCACCCCTCAGCCCGGTGCAACGCGAAACCCTGGACGTTCTCGGTTCGAGCGGTTCCCGCCCGACCTTCCCCGATGACCTGAGGGCCCGCCTGCGCTCCGATCTGGAGGACGGGCTGACCCCGCTGGTCGAGAACCTGGCCGACGACGAGGGCTTGGTCGTGTCCAAGCACCTGTTGAGCCAGGTCCACGGCTGCCAGGTTCGTCTGCTGGCCGAGGACGACGGAGACTTCACCCCGTCGGTACCGATCGCCCGAGGCACCATCTCCCACAAGGCCATCGAGTTGGGAATCCACTGGCCCCACGAGCCTTACCCGCTCGACCTGGTCGACGAGGCCATGGCCCGCGTCAGCCACGGCGACCATTGGCTAACGGACTTCCTCCAGACCTGCACCGAATCCGAACGGGCCGAACTGCGGGCCAGTGCTGGCGACCGGGTGGCCAAGTTCTTCGAGTGCTTCCCCCCGCTCCTGCCCAAGTGGCGACCGGTCACCGAGAGCAGCCAGTGGATCGACCTGGTGGCCAAGCGGGTCACCCTCAAGGGCAAGGTCGACCTGACCCTGGGAACAGCCAGGGGCAACGAGGCCGGCAAGGTCATCATCGACCTGAAGACCGGGTCCCCCCGCGTCGGACACCGTGACGACCTGCGCTTCTACGCCCTGCTCGACACGCTCCGCATCGGGGTACCGCCCCGACTGATCGCGTCCTTCTACCTGGACACCGGCATCGCCGAGGTCGAGCCCGTCACCGAGGGGTTGCTCGACGCCACGGTGGCCCGCACGGTGGACGGGGCGGTGCAGATCGCCGAGCTACGGGCCGGAACCCGCGCCCCGATCCACCGCCCCGCCCACCAGTGCCGGTGGTGTCCGGTCCTGGTCACCTGCGACATCGGCAGGCGGTGGCTGGCCGACGAGGACATCCCCGTCCCCCAACCCGACGAGGGCTGA
- a CDS encoding acyltransferase family protein, giving the protein MASDASEPSDRPPAAGAEDAGSMVKTAELVPLHLPPVAEEPEPLTDPRTGDVDEWGRSEHMRQMVRKLYDPMYRHWFRAEWEGLDKIPTEGGALLVANHAGAIPSDAPAIMHGVETELGRPVYGLADHFFKAAPVIGTLWARAGGVVAHPDNAYRLLRHQQQLVLVFPEGSKGPAKTYNERYRLRRFGRGGFVEIAMRAGVPIIPIAVVGAEESMPILFKLPSVARALGAPYFPITANMALGPLGAAVHFPAKFKLQVLDPVSFPDIEPAQPRYSRSRIMDESEAIRQKIQEALFDMLRQRRSVWFG; this is encoded by the coding sequence ATGGCCAGTGATGCCTCCGAGCCTTCTGACCGGCCCCCAGCAGCCGGAGCCGAGGACGCCGGCTCAATGGTGAAGACCGCCGAGCTGGTTCCGCTGCACCTGCCGCCGGTGGCCGAGGAACCTGAGCCGCTGACCGATCCCCGTACCGGCGATGTGGACGAGTGGGGTCGCTCCGAGCACATGCGCCAGATGGTGCGCAAGCTCTACGACCCGATGTACCGGCACTGGTTCCGAGCCGAGTGGGAAGGTCTGGACAAGATCCCCACCGAAGGTGGAGCCCTGTTGGTGGCCAACCACGCCGGGGCCATCCCCTCTGACGCACCGGCCATCATGCACGGCGTCGAGACCGAGCTGGGCCGCCCGGTGTACGGGTTGGCCGACCACTTCTTCAAGGCCGCTCCCGTCATCGGCACCCTGTGGGCCCGGGCCGGTGGCGTGGTGGCCCACCCCGACAACGCCTACCGACTCCTACGCCACCAACAGCAGCTGGTCTTGGTGTTCCCCGAAGGTTCCAAAGGGCCAGCCAAGACCTACAACGAGCGCTACCGGCTCCGCCGTTTCGGACGGGGCGGTTTCGTGGAGATCGCCATGCGGGCCGGGGTGCCGATCATCCCCATCGCCGTGGTCGGTGCCGAAGAGTCGATGCCCATCTTGTTCAAGCTGCCCAGCGTCGCCCGGGCCCTGGGTGCGCCGTACTTCCCGATCACCGCCAACATGGCGTTGGGTCCGCTCGGTGCCGCCGTCCACTTCCCGGCCAAGTTCAAGCTGCAGGTTCTCGACCCGGTGAGCTTCCCCGACATAGAACCGGCCCAACCTCGCTACTCGCGCAGTCGGATCATGGACGAGTCCGAGGCCATCCGCCAGAAGATCCAAGAGGCCCTGTTCGACATGTTGCGCCAACGGCGCTCGGTCTGGTTCGGCTAA
- a CDS encoding NAD-dependent epimerase/dehydratase family protein, with protein MGRRILITGLATYWGGRLAQALEADPDVEVIIGLDTRRPTVQLERTEYVRSDENYSILSRIVRATGIDTIAHTFLVVDSTQMSSRTMHEINVIGTMNLFAAASAAGSTVRTVAVKSSAHVYGSSPSDPYLFRETDRRAGGPRTKVERSLLEVETYVRDFARDNPHVSLSLLRCCNVIGPDLATPITKALSLPLVPKMAGFDPRLQLIHEDDVVAAIMFALDHRLAGIFNVAADGMIPWSEVCAIAGKHGLPIPPVATALSTEVLRRLGLVDLPPELMQVLRYGRGLDNRRLKEAGFRYQYTTAGAVEAFMEAVRLRSTIGTKDVGYQYQDDVEQFFRHSPAVNRTPANPGDESRTHIAR; from the coding sequence ATGGGACGACGGATCCTCATCACCGGTCTGGCCACCTACTGGGGTGGCCGCCTAGCCCAGGCCCTGGAGGCAGACCCCGACGTCGAGGTGATCATCGGGCTCGACACCCGTCGCCCGACCGTCCAACTCGAGCGAACCGAGTACGTCCGCAGCGACGAGAACTACTCGATCCTGTCCCGCATCGTGCGAGCCACCGGGATCGACACCATCGCCCACACGTTCCTGGTGGTCGACTCAACGCAGATGTCATCTCGGACCATGCACGAGATCAACGTCATCGGCACCATGAACCTGTTCGCGGCCGCGTCGGCCGCCGGCAGCACGGTGAGGACGGTGGCGGTGAAGAGCTCGGCCCACGTGTACGGCTCATCTCCGTCTGACCCGTACCTGTTTCGAGAGACCGACCGCCGGGCCGGCGGACCGCGCACCAAGGTGGAACGCAGCCTGCTGGAGGTCGAGACCTACGTGCGCGACTTCGCCCGGGACAACCCACATGTGTCGTTGTCTCTCCTGCGGTGCTGCAACGTGATCGGACCCGACCTGGCCACCCCGATCACCAAGGCGCTGTCCCTGCCGTTGGTGCCGAAGATGGCCGGGTTCGATCCTCGACTCCAACTCATCCACGAGGACGACGTGGTGGCGGCGATCATGTTCGCCCTCGATCATCGCTTGGCCGGCATCTTCAACGTAGCCGCCGACGGCATGATCCCGTGGAGCGAGGTGTGCGCCATCGCCGGCAAGCACGGCCTGCCCATCCCGCCGGTTGCCACGGCGCTGAGCACCGAGGTCCTGCGCCGACTCGGCCTGGTCGACCTGCCACCCGAGCTGATGCAGGTCCTGCGCTACGGGCGAGGCCTGGACAACCGCCGCCTCAAAGAAGCTGGGTTCCGGTACCAGTACACAACCGCCGGGGCGGTGGAGGCGTTCATGGAAGCAGTTCGCCTCCGATCCACCATCGGGACCAAAGACGTCGGTTACCAATACCAAGACGACGTCGAACAGTTCTTCCGCCACTCCCCCGCCGTCAACCGGACCCCGGCCAACCCGGGCGACGAGAGCCGGACGCACATCGCCCGATGA
- a CDS encoding enoyl-CoA hydratase, with protein sequence MTDIDVQIVDGVAVLTLDAPGRRNAFDLAMCQDVSAAFDDLEANPEVGALVVTGRGTAFCAGADLSHLGASEREGLLAIYEGFLRVARSPLPTIAAVNGAAVGAGMNLALAADVRLAGASARFDTRFLQLGIHPGGGHTWMLRRLAGPQVAAAMVLFGEVLNGQEAVECGLAWRCVPDDELLDVALEMAGRAAAAPGELVRRTKATIAAVANIDDHPSAVERELVDQAWSVSQPEFQERLAAMRSRISGTS encoded by the coding sequence ATGACCGACATAGACGTCCAGATCGTCGACGGTGTCGCCGTGCTCACCCTCGACGCTCCTGGTCGACGCAACGCGTTCGACCTGGCCATGTGCCAGGACGTCTCCGCCGCCTTCGACGATCTGGAGGCCAACCCCGAGGTGGGCGCACTGGTGGTCACCGGTCGCGGGACTGCGTTCTGTGCTGGGGCTGACCTGTCCCACCTGGGTGCCTCCGAACGAGAGGGCCTGTTGGCCATCTACGAGGGCTTCCTCCGGGTCGCCCGATCACCACTTCCCACCATCGCCGCGGTCAACGGCGCCGCGGTGGGAGCGGGCATGAACCTGGCGTTGGCCGCCGACGTACGGCTGGCCGGTGCCTCGGCCCGATTCGACACCCGGTTCCTTCAACTGGGCATCCACCCCGGCGGGGGCCACACCTGGATGCTGCGCCGCTTGGCTGGACCTCAGGTTGCCGCGGCAATGGTGCTGTTCGGCGAGGTGCTGAACGGGCAAGAGGCGGTGGAATGCGGCCTGGCGTGGCGCTGCGTGCCCGACGACGAACTGCTCGACGTCGCCCTGGAGATGGCCGGCCGCGCCGCGGCCGCGCCCGGTGAGTTGGTGCGCCGGACCAAGGCCACTATCGCCGCTGTCGCCAACATCGACGACCACCCGAGCGCGGTCGAGCGAGAGCTCGTCGACCAGGCCTGGTCGGTGTCCCAACCCGAGTTCCAAGAGCGGCTGGCCGCCATGCGGTCGAGGATCTCGGGAACTAGCTGA
- a CDS encoding MaoC family dehydratase, with amino-acid sequence MATNAEQAYEKFQAALGQTEGTGEWFEVTQDQIDQFAELTHDHQFIHVDPEMAAQLSPWGVTIAHGFLTLSMLTHLSGSIPQDMTRLAGIAMGVNYGFDKIRFINPVKVNSKIRATSVLKAVELRDPNTIQTTKTVTVEIEGEEKPACVADWITRLTYI; translated from the coding sequence ATGGCAACCAACGCTGAGCAGGCATACGAGAAGTTCCAGGCCGCCCTCGGTCAAACCGAGGGAACCGGCGAGTGGTTCGAGGTCACCCAGGACCAGATCGACCAGTTCGCCGAGCTGACCCACGACCACCAGTTCATCCACGTCGACCCCGAGATGGCGGCGCAGCTCTCACCGTGGGGGGTCACGATCGCCCACGGCTTCCTCACCTTGTCGATGCTCACCCACCTCTCGGGCTCGATACCCCAGGACATGACCCGCCTCGCCGGCATCGCCATGGGCGTCAACTACGGGTTCGACAAGATCCGATTCATCAACCCGGTGAAGGTGAACTCCAAGATCCGCGCCACCAGCGTGCTCAAGGCCGTCGAGCTGCGTGACCCCAACACCATCCAGACCACCAAGACGGTGACGGTGGAGATCGAGGGTGAGGAGAAGCCGGCCTGCGTGGCCGACTGGATCACCAGGCTCACCTACATCTGA